From the Sphingobacteruim zhuxiongii genome, the window GCACCCAATATTTTTCCACTATCTAAATATTTTAATACTGCAGGAATGTTTATTATACCTCCTCTAGCGCCCATCAAGAAGAAGATAGGTTTGCGAAAATGAAATAGATATTCTTCGTCAACCATATTTTTGGTTTCTCGAGTAAGCGGTATATGAAAGCTTAATATATCGGCTTGCCTTACAACTTCTTCCATCGAAACTTCTCTTGCATATTGATCCGAAAAACCAGTTTTATATTTATCGTAGGCAATTACTTGCACGTTAAATCCCGCGAGTTTCTTAGCCATGGCTTGCCCGTTATGTCCGTACCCAATTAGAGCTACAGTTCGACCTTGGAGCTCATATCCGCGGTTTTCTTCCCTTAACCATTTTCCACTACGCACTTGGTTGTCACCCCTCCGAAGATTGTTCATTAGTGATAATAACATCCCAATCATATGTTCTCCGACGGCATCTTTATTCCCATCGTTGGCGCTAAATAATGCGATTCCTTGCTTCTTCGCGTAGTCTTCGTCAATATTGTCCATTCCTGCGCCTGAGCGACCGATTAGTTTTAATTTTGATCCCAAGTCTATAAAAGCACTGTCGACTTGAAACTTCGATCGAATTACTAAGCCTTCGTATTCAGGGATTAAAAGTTCCGCTTCCTCACGTGTGATACCCGGTTGGTAGTTATATGCAATCTTTGCTTCGTCTAATTTTTCTAAAAAGACTTTATGAAGATCATCTACGATTAAAATATTCATATGGGGTTACTTATTAAGGGTCATGAAATCTTGTTTAAAAAGCTTCTCTAGCGCTTTTTGATTTAACTTTGCTGGCATCATCTTCATAAGCTTATTGCGCAGGCTAATCATAAATTGATTATCCCATTGTGAAACCTGCCCAATCCTTTTGGATGTGTCCGTGATATACCTAGTCCGACTTAGCCTTCTTTTTTCAAATGCTTTAAAAGCTGCAACGACATCAATCTTTCTTCTTAGTTCGTCCTGTAATACAGCAACGTCTTCAATTGCTTGACAGGCTCCTTGTCCCATATTTGGTGTAGTGGCATGCCCTGCATCTCCGATTAATAGGATGTTATGGTAGGCGAGGTTTTGTAGTGGTTTTATATCGATGATATCACTCCAAATCAAATCTGCGTCTTTGCTGTTTGAAAGAAGTGTTTGAATAGGATCATGGTAA encodes:
- a CDS encoding NAD(P)-dependent oxidoreductase, coding for MNILIVDDLHKVFLEKLDEAKIAYNYQPGITREEAELLIPEYEGLVIRSKFQVDSAFIDLGSKLKLIGRSGAGMDNIDEDYAKKQGIALFSANDGNKDAVGEHMIGMLLSLMNNLRRGDNQVRSGKWLREENRGYELQGRTVALIGYGHNGQAMAKKLAGFNVQVIAYDKYKTGFSDQYAREVSMEEVVRQADILSFHIPLTRETKNMVDEEYLFHFRKPIFFLMGARGGIINIPAVLKYLDSGKILGAAFDVLPIEKFPALAEQDWYQDLIKRENVLLSPHVAGWTFESYYKLSLFLVEKMISFIKE